A window of the Palaemon carinicauda isolate YSFRI2023 unplaced genomic scaffold, ASM3689809v2 scaffold402, whole genome shotgun sequence genome harbors these coding sequences:
- the LOC137636836 gene encoding protein obstructor-E-like isoform X2, with translation MFLMSGGGSGTHAGLAQEDDFIYEDFVCPKDNGFFPHETQCDAYWSCKDGVPSFKLCGNGLAFDDRNDTREHCNYLFTVECGDRTELEPAISTPHCPNLYGIFPDPDDCAVFWSCWDGEASRYACAPGLAYDRKSRVCNWMDNIAECKTQRDAMEQTIQCPAPGQLAATGSFSRHAHPDDCRQYFVCLDGVPREYGCPIGTVFQIGQEDGFGQCADPENVPGCEDYYGDLDLRTLRGLGLRK, from the exons ATGTTTCTAATGTCTGGTGGTGGCTCTGGAACACATGCAGGATTGGCACAGGAAGATGACTTCATCTATGAAGACTTTGTCTGCCCGAAAGACAACGGTTTCTTCCCGCACGAGACGCAGTGCGACGCCTACTGGAGCTGCAAGGACGGAGTGCCCTCCTTCAAGCTCTGCGGCAACGGCTTAGCCTTCGACGACAGGAACGACACGAGGGAGCACTGCAACTATCTCTTCACTGTCGAGTGTGGCGATCGCACTGAGCTTG AACCCGCTATCTCTACTCCTCACTGCCCAAACCTCTACGGTATCTTCCCTGACCCCGACGACTGCGCTGTCTTCTGGTCTTGCTGGGACGGCGAAGCTTCCCGATACGCCTGTGCCCCAGGTCTTGCTTACGACAGGAAGTCCCGCGTCTGCAACTGGATGGACAACATTGCTGAATGCAAGACACAGAGAG ATGCCATGGAACAGACAATCCAGTGCCCCGCTCCGGGTCAACTTGCCGCCACTGGCTCCTTCTCTCGCCACGCCCATCCCGATGACTGCCGTCAATACTTCGTCTGTTTGGACGGCGTTCCCCGCGAATACGGATGCCCCATCGGCACGGTCTTCCAGATCGGACAAGAGGACGGTTTCGGTCAGTGCGCCGATCCCGAGAATGTTCCCGGATG CGAGGACTACTACGGGGACCTAGACCTAAGAACTCTCCGCGGCCTTGGATTGAGAAaataa
- the LOC137636836 gene encoding protein obstructor-E-like isoform X1, with translation MFLMSGGGSGTHAGLAQEDDFIYEDFVCPKDNGFFPHETQCDAYWSCKDGVPSFKLCGNGLAFDDRNDTREHCNYLFTVECGDRTELEPAISTPHCPNLYGIFPDPDDCAVFWSCWDGEASRYACAPGLAYDRKSRVCNWMDNIAECKTQRDAMEQTIQCPAPGQLAATGSFSRHAHPDDCRQYFVCLDGVPREYGCPIGTVFQIGQEDGFGQCADPENVPGCSDYYGDLDLNALRRSQLVLGNIGAQDDQSGSAAAPAAPRPRRPSAPAQPQTVDVAEEEVFQE, from the exons ATGTTTCTAATGTCTGGTGGTGGCTCTGGAACACATGCAGGATTGGCACAGGAAGATGACTTCATCTATGAAGACTTTGTCTGCCCGAAAGACAACGGTTTCTTCCCGCACGAGACGCAGTGCGACGCCTACTGGAGCTGCAAGGACGGAGTGCCCTCCTTCAAGCTCTGCGGCAACGGCTTAGCCTTCGACGACAGGAACGACACGAGGGAGCACTGCAACTATCTCTTCACTGTCGAGTGTGGCGATCGCACTGAGCTTG AACCCGCTATCTCTACTCCTCACTGCCCAAACCTCTACGGTATCTTCCCTGACCCCGACGACTGCGCTGTCTTCTGGTCTTGCTGGGACGGCGAAGCTTCCCGATACGCCTGTGCCCCAGGTCTTGCTTACGACAGGAAGTCCCGCGTCTGCAACTGGATGGACAACATTGCTGAATGCAAGACACAGAGAG ATGCCATGGAACAGACAATCCAGTGCCCCGCTCCGGGTCAACTTGCCGCCACTGGCTCCTTCTCTCGCCACGCCCATCCCGATGACTGCCGTCAATACTTCGTCTGTTTGGACGGCGTTCCCCGCGAATACGGATGCCCCATCGGCACGGTCTTCCAGATCGGACAAGAGGACGGTTTCGGTCAGTGCGCCGATCCCGAGAATGTTCCCGGATG TTCTGACTACTACGGTGATCTGGACCTGAACGCCCTGAGGAGAAGTCAACTCGTGCTGGGGAACATTGGTGCGCAGGACGACCAGAGCGGAAGCGCAGCCGCCCCAGCCGCGCCTAGACCTCGCCGCCCCTCTGCGCCCGCCCAGCCCCAGACGGTTGACGTAGCAGAAGAAGAAGTGTTCCAGGAATAA